In a single window of the Synechococcus sp. HK05 genome:
- a CDS encoding Nif11-like leader peptide family RiPP precursor, giving the protein MSKDQLKAFLEAVKADAGLQDKLKAAADAEAVVAIAKAAGFELSAEELLSDQAEIPDEELQGVAGGTAYEMDAYGRVDLSKYPGRHSIFD; this is encoded by the coding sequence ATGTCTAAGGATCAGCTCAAGGCCTTCCTGGAAGCCGTCAAGGCTGATGCGGGTCTTCAGGATAAGCTCAAAGCAGCTGCCGATGCTGAAGCTGTTGTGGCGATTGCTAAGGCAGCTGGATTCGAACTGTCTGCAGAAGAGCTACTGAGCGACCAGGCAGAGATTCCAGACGAAGAGCTACAAGGCGTGGCGGGCGGAACAGCATACGAAATGGACGCATATGGAAGAGTAGACTTGAGCAAGTATCCTGGCCGACACAGTATTTTTGATTGA
- a CDS encoding Nif11-like leader peptide family natural product precursor has protein sequence MSEEQLKAFQEAVQADAGLQEKLKTAADPDAVVAIAKEAGFCISTDELQEAQSELSDEQLEDVNGGNRRTSMELSAVPLTLGKG, from the coding sequence ATGTCAGAAGAACAACTCAAGGCCTTCCAAGAAGCGGTCCAGGCTGATGCGGGGCTTCAGGAGAAGCTCAAAACAGCGGCTGATCCTGATGCGGTTGTTGCGATTGCCAAGGAGGCAGGCTTTTGCATTTCAACCGATGAACTCCAGGAAGCTCAATCTGAACTTTCGGACGAACAACTTGAAGATGTAAATGGTGGAAACCGTAGAACGAGTATGGAACTTTCTGCAGTACCACTAACCTTAGGCAAAGGCTGA
- a CDS encoding IS481 family transposase: MHTHPGARLTPLGRERLLSRHINHGERLDFLATQVGISVRTAYKWLAHYRSGDASALVDRRSVRRTQRRTLDPLQLQRAIDLRHERCTLRRVARVLAEQLSTVGRVLKAIGLGRLKNLQPAEPVRRYQWARPGDMIHVDTKQLARFERVGHRITGDRRLGSSRGAGYEKAHVAIDDATRLAYVEVLADEKQATTVGFLLRAVAWFDSQGISCRRVLSDNGSAYRSKPWREACSALGLIPKRTRPYTPRTNGKAERFIKTLLAEWAYSMAFQTSTERNHWLPRYLAIHNGRRCHMVLAGRTPIQQLRLLRVTE; this comes from the coding sequence ATGCATACCCATCCGGGTGCTCGGCTGACACCCCTCGGCCGGGAACGGTTACTTAGTCGACATATTAATCACGGTGAAAGGCTGGACTTCCTGGCTACTCAGGTGGGGATCAGTGTCCGCACTGCCTACAAGTGGCTGGCTCATTACCGCTCAGGCGATGCCTCGGCTCTGGTGGATCGACGCAGTGTTCGCCGCACCCAGCGGCGGACGCTCGATCCACTGCAACTGCAACGCGCCATTGACCTGCGCCATGAGCGCTGCACGCTCAGAAGAGTGGCCAGGGTGTTGGCGGAACAGCTCTCCACCGTGGGCCGAGTGCTCAAGGCCATAGGGCTTGGACGGCTCAAGAACTTGCAGCCTGCAGAGCCGGTGCGTCGCTATCAGTGGGCACGGCCAGGCGACATGATCCACGTCGACACCAAACAGCTCGCTCGCTTTGAGCGCGTCGGTCACCGGATCACCGGAGATCGCCGCCTGGGCTCCTCCCGTGGTGCTGGTTACGAGAAGGCCCATGTGGCCATCGACGACGCCACGCGACTGGCTTACGTCGAGGTGCTGGCGGATGAAAAGCAGGCGACGACAGTGGGCTTTCTGCTGCGGGCCGTGGCTTGGTTCGATAGCCAGGGCATCAGCTGCAGGAGGGTTCTCTCTGATAACGGCAGCGCCTACCGGTCCAAACCCTGGCGAGAAGCCTGCAGCGCACTGGGCCTGATCCCGAAACGCACCAGGCCATACACCCCACGAACCAACGGCAAAGCCGAGCGCTTCATCAAGACCCTGTTGGCGGAGTGGGCGTACTCGATGGCCTTTCAGACCTCAACCGAGCGCAACCACTGGCTACCGCGCTATCTGGCGATCCATAACGGCCGCAGGTGTCATATGGTCCTGGCTGGCCGCACCCCCATTCAGCAGCTCAGACTGTTGCGGGTTACTGAATGA
- a CDS encoding reprolysin-like metallopeptidase — protein MSLPVEAIISPEPWAEDLATRSGEDGIINYAIISKAGQYARNNYGVSSPEAAGIRSVFAELDTLTGVSFAESSPEDADIILYSVKKYRNRNWVGLTEDTGAQYVATWQDFAGKRLTPFEVSVIKHEIGHTLGLDHPYGDGYYEGVTTQDTIMSYNDTRPVATNYSPLDVQALQLLWGAPT, from the coding sequence ATGTCGCTGCCTGTCGAAGCAATCATCTCCCCAGAGCCATGGGCGGAAGATTTAGCCACAAGGTCTGGAGAGGATGGGATTATCAACTATGCAATCATCTCAAAAGCGGGTCAGTATGCCCGAAATAACTACGGCGTTTCCTCCCCAGAGGCAGCTGGTATCCGATCAGTTTTTGCGGAGCTGGACACTCTCACTGGCGTCTCATTCGCCGAGAGCAGTCCCGAAGACGCGGATATTATTCTCTATTCAGTCAAGAAGTATAGAAACCGCAACTGGGTTGGCCTTACAGAAGACACCGGCGCACAGTATGTGGCTACATGGCAAGACTTTGCAGGCAAGCGCCTGACACCATTTGAAGTTTCAGTCATCAAGCACGAAATAGGGCACACACTGGGCCTAGATCATCCGTATGGCGACGGCTACTACGAAGGAGTGACCACACAAGACACGATCATGTCGTATAACGACACTAGGCCAGTTGCGACCAACTACTCCCCATTAGATGTGCAGGCGCTTCAACTCCTTTGGGGAGCACCAACCTAA